The genomic stretch CGCTCTTTGCAAATCGCAAAATTTGTTGTATAATGTCCGTATCTCGTTTTGGGAGTGACTTTTTTGCAGGAATTAATCAACGGACTTTTCTCATCTTTTTCGCAGGTGTCCGGCGAACAGTGGGCCAAGATGATCGCCATGTGGGTCATCGGCGGCATTTTGATCTATCTGGCCATCAACAAAGACATGGAACCGGCGCTTTTGCTCCCGATGGGTTTCGGCGCAATTTTGGTCAACCTGCCGCTTTCCGGCGTCATCGACCAGCTCGATGCCAACGGAAGCGTTGTCACGGGCGCCATTCAGCGGTTATTTAATATCGGCATCGAAATCGGAGAACTCATGCCGCTGCTTCTGTTCATCGGCATCGGCGCGATGATGGACTTCGGCCCGCTGCTCTCCAACCCCAAACTGTTTTTATTCGGCGGCGCTGCCCAGTTCGGCATCTTCGCCACAATCACGGTCGCCTCGCTCTTCTTCCCGCTCAAAGACGCTGCGGCCATCGGCATCATCGGCGCGGCGGACGGCCCCACTTCCATTTATGTCGCGCAGTATTTTAAATCGCAGTTTACCGGCCCGATTATGGTCGCCGCTTATTCCTATATGGCGCTTGTTCCGATCATACAACCGCCGGTCATCCGCCTCTGCACCACCCGCAAAGAGCGTCTGATCCGGATGCACTATGAAAAGAAGTCGGTCTCCAAGGCCGTCCGCATCATCTTCCCGATCGCAGTCACCATCGTCGCCGGCATCATCGCCCCGACCTCTGTCGCGCTCGTCGGATTTTTGATGTTCGGCAACCTGATCCGCGAATGCGGCGTGCTCGGCTCGCTTTCCGATACGGCGCAGAAGGATTTCGCCAATATCATCACGCTTTTGCTCGGCATCACGGTCGCTTTCAAAATGCAGGCGGAGGCCTTCCTCGCGTGGAAGACGCTGCTCATCATGGGCCTCGGCCTTGTCGCCTTTATCTTCGATTCCGCCGCGGGCGTGTTCTTCGCCAAATTCCTCAACCTGTTCATGAAGAACAAAGTCAACCCGATGATCGGCGCTGCAGGCATTTCGGCCTTCCCGATGTCTTCACGCGTCATCCATAAGATGGGCCTCAAGGAAGACCCGCAGAACTTCCTGCTGATGCACGCCGCCGGCGCAAACGCCTCCGGCCAGATCGCCTCGGTCATCGCCGGCGGACTGGTCATCAAGCTGGTCAGCGCCTTAGTCAAGTGAACGGAAGGAAGGTAAGAAAAGAATATGCATAACTTTTTTATCGCTCAAAGTGTCGCCCAAAGCATCGTTCAAAGCGTTGAGACCGCCGCTCAAACTGCAACGGCTGCCGCTCAGCCCATCGACGCCGCCCAAAACCTCGGCATATCCCTGCGCGTCATGGGGTACGGGATGCTCGGAATCTTCTGCATCATCGGCATCATCATTTTCCTGACCTGGCTGCTGCAGAAACTGTTCCCCGTCAAAAAGGAAGAGGATTGACATGCCGAAAGAGACCGTCGACACCGCCGTCATCGTCCGCCATTACGAAGAGGCAAAGGGCTGCCCGCACTGCAGTTTCGAGCGCGAAGCCGATGCCTATGAGGTGGACCGGCTGCTCGACGGCAACATGATGGTCGAATGCATCCGAATGGAAACCGACGCACGCGGTTTCTGCGCCGACCACTATTCAAAGCTCATCAATGCCCGAAGCCGCTTTTCGGTTGCGGTGATGCTCGAAAGCCACCTGCGTGAAATTCAAAACGTCTATCTCGAAAAAAACAACCCTAAAAAGGGCAAGGGTTCTCTTGCGACTAAAATGACCGAACTCGACGCAGACTGCTTTATCTGCCGCCGCATGTCGGGCCATATGGAAAATTTCGAAGCGGGCGTCGCAGTGCTTTGGAAACGGCGTGAGGATTTCCGGGAGCTGTTTTCGAAAAAGGGCAGCCTCTGCATGCACCATTATGCCCGCCAACTCGCCGCCTGCGAAAAGGAACTCGACAACAACACCTATCGCGACATGAGCGACGCGATGTTTCAAAACGTCCGGAGGACGCTCGATAAACTCGCCGATGAGACCAAGTTCTATGTCAGCCGCTTCGATTACCGGGTGACGGGAGCGGACAAAAACTTCGGCACCTGTGCCGACGTGCTCGAGCGGGTCGGAGAATTTTTACACGGAAAAAGCCCATGCAAAGACAACCTCAAAAAATGACATAACGCGACAGCCGATTTCGACAGCTTTCGATGTATAAATGTTACCGAATTCTGTATATTAAAAACTTTCCACATCCCTATGTGGAAAGTTTTTTTGGCTTTATATCGCGGTTTATCTGCTCCGTTTCCTAAACACCGATATACACCGCCTGTTTCATTTCCGAAACATGACCGCATAACAAAGCCATTTTCCGTGTTTTTTCCGATTTGTATTATACACCGGTTTACATAATTATCGACTTGGTTTACATAATAATTTTACATGCCCGAAAACCCGCATGTCTTCGTCTTTTTTAAATAATTTTCAAAACATTCAAAAAGTTTTCCACATCAATTATGTAAACCTGATAAACAAAAACATACGAACTGTATTATCAGCTTTACACCTTTTTGTAACATATATACGGAATTCACACATTCTTGGAAATCTTCCAAAGCGCCGAAGCCGTTTTGCTGACTTGCTCGCGGTCGTTGAAGACGCCGAAACTGATGCGAACCGCGCCGTCGGGCAGTGTCCCGAGCACTTCATGCGCGCTCGGCGCGCAGTGCAGGCCCGCGCGCACGGCGATGTCCTCTTTTTCGAGTTCTGCCGCCGTCCGCTCACAGCACATGCCTTCGAAATTGAACAGATAGATTCCCGAAGACCTGGTCGGCTCATAAATTTTCAATCCCGAAAGCCCTTCGGTTTTTTCGACGAGTTCTTTGCGCAGTTGACGTTCGTGTTCGCCGATATTTCCCGCGCCGAGTTCGTTGACGAACCGCAGGCCCTCACCGAGCCCGAGGATCGAATTGACGGCCATCGTCCCGCTCTCGAGCGCCTCAGGCAGCTGCATCGGCTGCTTTTTTAACATCGAGTCGGTCCCGGTACCGCCCTCTGTCAGCGTCCGAACCGGCGCCCGGTCCCGGATGAGCAGCACGCCGCACCCCGTAGGCCCGTACAGGCCTTTATGCCCAGGCATGCAAAGCAGATCGATCCCGTCCGCGGCCATATCGATTACCGCGTTTCCTGCGGCCTGTGCGGCATCCACGATGAACAGCATCCCGAATTTCACGGCAAGCCTCCCGATCTCGGCGATCGGCATCACCTGCCCGTCGACGTTTGAGGTGTGAACGCACAGCAGTGCGGCGGTATTCTGAGTGATTTTCCGGGCGAAATACGCGGCTGCGTTCGGCACATCCCGGCCAATGTTGGCGATGCTGTAGGTTATCAGTCCTTCGGCCTGCATCGCCTCCAGAGGGCGCATGACCGCGTTGTGCTCCCGGTCGGAGATCACGATGTGCGCGCCGCGGGGCAAAAAGCACTTCATCGCAAGATTGAGCGCATGCGTGCAGTTCTGGGTGAATACCACCCGTTCGGGCGCTCCGCAGCGAAAGGTCTTCGACAAATTTTCACGGACACGAAAAATTTTTTCCGCGGTGTCCATTGACATCCGGTAGCCGCCCCGGCCGGGATTTGCCCCATATTGTAAAAATGACTCCCGGACCGCGTTGACCACACTGTACGGCTTCGGATAAGTCGTAGCCGCATTGTCAAGATATATCATATGTATGTACTCCCTTATAACGATATTTGGGCAAAGGGGATCACGCAGCGTCGATGCCGCGCCGTCAACGCTGCATCATATGCGGCACAACCCGCGGGACAGGGGTCATTGGCAGGGTTGGATGTATTCCTCCGAGGGCGTATAATTTCCTTTCACCTGAATGCCTTCCGATTCAAGCACCGCTACGGCGGTCTGTTCGTCACAATAAACCCGAAGGCCGTATCCGCAGCCGCAGCCGGTGACGCTCGCGGGCAATTTCTCGCATAGGGCTTTGATGTGATATCGTAAAAGAATCTCTTTTGCCCGGATCGCATAAGTGACCGAGGTCAGGATGATTCCGCTGGTTTGTTTTTTCATCGTTATGGCCATCCTTTTGCTGAAGTTCCGGATT from Oscillospiraceae bacterium encodes the following:
- a CDS encoding sodium ion-translocating decarboxylase subunit beta — translated: MIAMWVIGGILIYLAINKDMEPALLLPMGFGAILVNLPLSGVIDQLDANGSVVTGAIQRLFNIGIEIGELMPLLLFIGIGAMMDFGPLLSNPKLFLFGGAAQFGIFATITVASLFFPLKDAAAIGIIGAADGPTSIYVAQYFKSQFTGPIMVAAYSYMALVPIIQPPVIRLCTTRKERLIRMHYEKKSVSKAVRIIFPIAVTIVAGIIAPTSVALVGFLMFGNLIRECGVLGSLSDTAQKDFANIITLLLGITVAFKMQAEAFLAWKTLLIMGLGLVAFIFDSAAGVFFAKFLNLFMKNKVNPMIGAAGISAFPMSSRVIHKMGLKEDPQNFLLMHAAGANASGQIASVIAGGLVIKLVSALVK
- a CDS encoding DUF6062 family protein; protein product: MPKETVDTAVIVRHYEEAKGCPHCSFEREADAYEVDRLLDGNMMVECIRMETDARGFCADHYSKLINARSRFSVAVMLESHLREIQNVYLEKNNPKKGKGSLATKMTELDADCFICRRMSGHMENFEAGVAVLWKRREDFRELFSKKGSLCMHHYARQLAACEKELDNNTYRDMSDAMFQNVRRTLDKLADETKFYVSRFDYRVTGADKNFGTCADVLERVGEFLHGKSPCKDNLKK
- a CDS encoding aminotransferase class V-fold PLP-dependent enzyme, which codes for MIYLDNAATTYPKPYSVVNAVRESFLQYGANPGRGGYRMSMDTAEKIFRVRENLSKTFRCGAPERVVFTQNCTHALNLAMKCFLPRGAHIVISDREHNAVMRPLEAMQAEGLITYSIANIGRDVPNAAAYFARKITQNTAALLCVHTSNVDGQVMPIAEIGRLAVKFGMLFIVDAAQAAGNAVIDMAADGIDLLCMPGHKGLYGPTGCGVLLIRDRAPVRTLTEGGTGTDSMLKKQPMQLPEALESGTMAVNSILGLGEGLRFVNELGAGNIGEHERQLRKELVEKTEGLSGLKIYEPTRSSGIYLFNFEGMCCERTAAELEKEDIAVRAGLHCAPSAHEVLGTLPDGAVRISFGVFNDREQVSKTASALWKISKNV
- a CDS encoding DUF3343 domain-containing protein, with the translated sequence MKKQTSGIILTSVTYAIRAKEILLRYHIKALCEKLPASVTGCGCGYGLRVYCDEQTAVAVLESEGIQVKGNYTPSEEYIQPCQ